Proteins from one Cyclopterus lumpus isolate fCycLum1 chromosome 11, fCycLum1.pri, whole genome shotgun sequence genomic window:
- the col1a2 gene encoding collagen alpha-2(I) chain produces the protein MLSFVDTRILLLLAVTSYLASCQYSGPRGDKGPRGDRGPQGPNGKDGKPGLDGPTGPPGPPGLGGNFAAQYDGVKAPDPGPGPMGLSGARGPPGPSGAPGPQGHTGHPGEPGEPGQTGHVGSSGPSGPPGKSGEDGNNGRPGKPGDRGTAGPQGARGFPGTPGLPGMKGHRGYTGLDGRKGENGGAGAKGESGAHGAGGSPGLAGSRGMTGERGRPGSAGPAGSRGADGNVGPSGPAGPLGSAGPPGFPGGPGPKGEIGPGGANGPTGGQGPRGEPGVNGAVGPVGPIGNPGTNGLNGAKGPAGASGVSGAPGFPGPRGGLGPQGPQGPAGQRGLSGDPGAQGIKGDGGPKGEPGNSGPQGSPGPQGEEGKRGPNGELGASGPAGSRGARGSPGSRGMGGSEGRTGPIGMPGARGSTGNSGPRGPPGDAGRAGESGPAGLRGVSGSPGSSGPPGKEGLAGPAGQDGRSGPPGPTGSRGQPGNIGFPGPKGPSGEGGKPGDKGSSGPTGLRGAPGPDGNNGASGATGPAGGPGDKGEQGSSGAPGFQGLPGLAGGVGEAGKAGERGMPGDHGVAGPAGVKGERGNPGAAGSNGAQGPIGPRGPAGAPGTDGGKGEPGAAGAAGGPGHQGPGGMPGERGAAGGPGVKGEKGEGGHRGLDGNAGRDGSRGMAGPAGPPGPTGANGDKGETGGFGPSGPAGVRGSSGERGEVGPAGAPGFAGPPGSDGQTGARGERGPGGVKGEVGPSGPSGPAGQSGPPGASGPAGPTGGRGDNGPPGLTGFPGAAGRVGGSGPAGIVGPPGSPGSAGKDGPRGLRGDAGPSGPSGEQGMVGPAGLTGEKGPSGESGPPGAPGTPGTGGAIGFQGFVGLAGARGDRGTPGGAGGLGEPGRVGPPGSAGARGPSGNIGLPGMTGPQGEAGREGNSGNDGPPGRPGTAGFKGDRGEPGPAGSMGVSGSPGPNGPSGASGRPGNRGESGPGGPSGPVGAAGARGAAGSAGTRGEKGVGGDNGERGMKGLRGHAGLQGMPGPSGPSGDSGIAGSNGPSGPRGPAGPHGPPGKDGRAGGHGTIGSPGARGPPGYLGPAGPAGSPGLTGPPGPAGGGYDVSGYDEYRADQPSLRAKDYEVDATIKSLNTQIENLLTPEGSRKNPARTCRDIKLSHPEWSNGFYWIDPNQGCINDAIKVFCDFTTRETCIHAHPESIARKNWFRSTEGKKHVWFGETINGGTEFTYNDETLSPQSMATQLAFMRLLSNQASQNITYHCKNSNAYMSDETGNLKKAVVIQGSNDVELRAEGNSRFTFSVLEDGCTRHTGEWSKTVIEYRTNKPSRLPILDIAPLDIGGADQEFGLDIGPVCFK, from the exons ATGCTCAGCTTTGTGGATACTCGGATTCTGTTGCTGCTTGCAGTAACTTCATACCTAGCATCATGTCAAT ACTCG GGTCCCCGAGGAGACAAAGGACCTCGAGGTGACAGG GGTCCTCAAGGCCCAAATGGAAAAGATGGCAAGCCCGGACTCGATGGCCCCACTGGCCCCCCTGGCCCCCCTGGACTCGGAGGA AACTTTGCTGCTCAGTACGATGGTGTAAAAGCTCCCGATCCCGGCCCTGGACCCATG GGTCTATCTGGCGCTAGAGGCCCTCCTGGACCTTCTGGTGCCCCT GGACCTCAGGGACACACTGGACACCCTGGTGAGCCCGGAGAGCCTGGACAGACT GGCCATGTTGGTTCCAGTGGCCCATCTGGACCCCCTGGCAAATCTGGAGAGGAT GGTAACAACGGCAGACCTGGCAAGCCCGGAGACAGAGGTACCGCCGGCCCACAG GGTGCTCGTGGATTCCCTGGAACCCCCGGACTTCCAGGAATGAAGGGACACAGA GGTTACACTGGTTTGGATGGACGCAAGGGAGAGAACGGTGGTGCCGGTGCCAAG GGTGAGTCTGGTGCCCACGGAGCTGGTGGAAGTCCTGGACTGGCT GGATCTCGTGGTATGACTGGTGAGAGAGGCCGTCCCGGCTCTGCTGGCCCTGCTGGTTCTCGTGGTGCTGATGGCAATGTTGGACCCTCTGGCCCTGCT GGTCCTCTCGGATCTGCTGGTCCCCCAGGTTTCCCCGGCGGCCCCGGACCCAAG GGAGAGATTGGACCTGGTGGAGCTAATGGCCCAACTGGAGGTCAAGGACCTAGAGGAGAGCCCGGTGTCAATGGAGCTGTTGGCCCCGTCGGTCCCATT GGAAACCCCGGTACTAATGGCCTGAATGGAGCCAAGGGACCTGCT GGTGCCTCTGGTGTTTCTGGAGCTCCTGGCTTCCCCGGACCAAGAGGAGGACTTGGACCCCAGGGCCCTCAGGGTCCAGCTGGACAGAGAGGCCTCTCT GGAGATCCTGGTGCTCAGGGTATCAAGGGAGATGGCGGACCCAAAGGAGAGCCT GGTAACTCTGGACCTCAGGGAAGCCCCGGACCTCAGGGTGAGGAGGGCAAGAGAGGACCCAATGGTGAGCTCGGTGCCTCTGGACCTGCTGGAAGCCGTGGAGCTAGA GGAAGCCCTGGCAGCCGTGGTATGGGTGGTAGTGAAGGAAGAACTGGCCCAATT GGCATGCCTGGTGCCCGTGGTTCCACTGGTAATTCTGGACCTCGTGGACCCCCTGGAGATGCTGGCCGTGCCGGTGAGTCTGGCCCAGCTGGTCTCAGG GGAGTCTCAGGAAGCCCTGGAAGCTCCGGACCCCCAGGAAAGGAGGGACTTGCT GGCCCAGCTGGACAAGATGGCCGCTCTGGACCTCCCGGCCCAACTGGGTCTAGAGGCCAGCCCGGAAACATTGGTTTCCCTGGACCCAAAGGACCTTCT GGTGAGGGTGGCAAGCCCGGAGATAAGGGATCCTCTGGCCCCACTGGACTGAGA GGAGCTCCTGGACCTGATGGCAACAATGGAGCCTCTGGCGCCACTGGACCTGCT GGAGGTCCTGGTGATAAGGGAGAGCAGGGATCTTCTGGAGCTCCTGGTTTCCAG GGTCTGCCCGGTCTCGCTGGAGGTGTTGGAGAGGCTGGCAAGGCCGGAGAACGA GGAATGCCTGGAGACCATGGAGTTGCTGGACCTGCTGGTGTCAAG GGAGAGCGTGGTAACCCTGGTGCTGCCGGATCTAATGGAGCTCAGGGACCCATTGGACCCCGTGGACCCGCTGGAGCCCCTGGAACCGATGGTGGCAAG GGAGAGCCtggtgctgctggagctgcaggtGGACCTGGACACCAGGGACCTGGTGGCATGCCCGGAGAGCGTGGAGCAGCTGGTGGCCCTGGAGTCAAGGGAGAGAAG gGAGAGGGTGGACACAGAGGACTTGACGGCAATGCTGGAAGAGATGGTAGCCGT GGTATGGCTGGACCCGCTGGACCTCCTGGACCCACTGGAGCCAATGGTGATAAG GGTGAGACCGGTGGCTTCGGACCTTCCGGCCCCGCTGGAGTTCGTGGATCCTCT GGAGAGCGTGGAGAGGTTGGACCTGCTGGAGCTCCCGGATTCGCGGGACCCCCT GGTTCTGACGGTCAGACTGGAGCAAGAGGAGAGCGTGGACCTGGTGGAGTAAAGGGAGAAGTTGGCCCATCTGGTCCTTCTGGACCCGCTGGACAGTCTGGACCTCCT GGCGCATCTGGACCTGCTGGACCTACTGGTGGTCGTGGAGACAACGGACCTCCT GGTCTGACTGGTTTCCCTGGTGCTGCTGGCAGAGTTGGTGGTTCTGGACCCGCT GGTATTGTTGGACCCCCTGGCTCCCCCGGTTCCGCTGGTAAGGATGGTCCTCGTGGTCTCCGTGGTGATGCTGGTCCCAGTGGTCCTTCTGGAGAGCAGGGTATGGTTGGACCCGCTGGTCTCACTGGAGAGAAAGGACCCTCTGGAGAGTCTGGTCCCCCT ggtgCTCCTGGTACTCCTGGAACCGGTGGTGCTATTGGATTCCAAGGATTCGTTGGTCTGGCTGGTGCTAGAGGAGATCGTGGTACACCCGGCGGTGCTGGTGGATTG GGAGAGCCTGGTAGAGTTGGACCTCCTGGTTCCGCTGGAGCTCGTGGTCCCTCTGGCAACATTGGCCTGCCTGGTATGACCGGACCTCAGGGAGAGGCCGGACGTGAG GGTAACTCTGGTAACGATGGACCCCCTGGACGTCCTGGTACTGCTGGATTCAAG GGAGACCGTGGTGAGCCCGGACCTGCAGGTTCCATGGGAGTTTCTGGTTCCCCTGGACCTAATGGACCATCTGGAGCTTCCGGCAGACCTGGAAACCGTGGAGAGTCT GGCCCAGGAGGTCCCTCTGGACCTGTTGGAGCAGCTGGAGCTAGAGGTGCCGCT GGATCTGCTGGAACCCGTGGTGAGAagggagttggtggagacaaTGGAGAGAGAGGCATGAAGGGTCTGCGTGGACATGCTGGTCTCCAGGGAATGCCTGGACCTTCT GGACCTTCCGGTGACTCTGGAATTGCTGGATCAAATGGACCTTCCGGACCCAGA GGACCCGCTGGACCCCACGGACCCCCTGGTAAGGATGGCAGAGCCGGTGGCCATGGAACCATTGGCTCTCCTGGTGCTCGTGGACCCCCTGGATACCTTGGACCTGCT GGTCCTGCTGGATCTCCCGGTCTGACCGGACCTCCCGGCCCCGCTGGTGGTGGATATGATGTCTCTGGATACGATGAGTACAGAGCTGATCAGCCCTCTCTGAGAGCCAAGGACTACGAGGTCGATGCCACCATCAAGTCCCTCAACACTCAGATCGAGAACCTGCTCACCCCTGAGGGATCCAGGAAGAACCCTGCCCGCACCTGCCGTGACATCAAGCTCAGCCACCCCGAATGGAGCAACG GATTCTACTGGATTGACCCCAACCAGGGATGCATCAATGACGCCATCAAGGTCTTCTGCGACTTCACCACCCGTGAGACCTGCATCCATGCCCACCCCGAGAGCATCGCCCGCAAGAACTGGTTCAGAAGCACCGAGGGCAAGAAGCACGTCTGGTTCGGAGAGACCATCAACGGTGGTACTGAG TTTACCTACAATGATGAGACCCTCAGCCCCCAGAGCATGGCCACCCAGCTTGCCTTCATGCGCCTGCTGTCCAACCAGGCCAGCCAGAACATCACCTACCACTGCAAGAACAGCAATGCTTACATGAGTGATGAGACCGGTAACCTGAAGAAGGCTGTGGTGATCCAGGGCTCCAACGATGTTGAACTGAGAGCCGAGGGCAACAGCCGCTTCACCTTCTCCGTGCTGGAGGATGGCTGCACT AGACACACTGGTGAATGGAGCAAGACAGTGATTGAGTACAGAACAAATAAACCATCTCGCCTGCCCATCCTCGACATTGCACCTTTGGACATTGGTGGAGCTGACCAGGAGTTTGGTTTGGACATTGGCCCAGTCTGTTTCAAATAA